One window from the genome of Streptomyces sp. NBC_00708 encodes:
- a CDS encoding biliverdin-producing heme oxygenase, producing the protein MDATVTATPFSTLIRTASHEQHTEAETSTFMGDLLGGRLGVDAYTRYTEQLWFVYRALEEGAQALAADSVAGPFIQPELMRTAELERDLAHLRGEGWREGLEPLPATAAYAGRVAECARTWPAGYIAHHYTRYLGDLSGGQIIRDKAEKTWGFARKGDGVRFYVFEEISNPASFKRDYRELLDAVNADDLEKQRIVDECKRAFALNTAVFRELGEEFRAA; encoded by the coding sequence TTGGACGCAACCGTCACCGCCACGCCCTTCTCGACGCTGATCCGTACCGCGTCCCACGAGCAGCACACCGAGGCGGAGACCTCGACCTTCATGGGGGATCTGCTCGGCGGGCGCCTCGGGGTGGACGCGTACACGCGCTACACCGAGCAGCTGTGGTTCGTGTACCGGGCGCTGGAGGAGGGCGCACAGGCGCTGGCCGCCGACTCGGTCGCCGGGCCGTTCATACAGCCCGAGCTGATGCGCACCGCCGAGCTGGAGCGCGACCTCGCCCATCTGCGGGGCGAGGGCTGGCGCGAGGGTCTGGAGCCGCTGCCGGCCACCGCCGCGTACGCCGGACGGGTCGCCGAGTGCGCCCGCACCTGGCCCGCCGGGTACATCGCGCACCACTACACGCGGTACCTGGGCGATCTGTCGGGCGGGCAGATCATCCGGGACAAGGCGGAGAAGACCTGGGGCTTCGCTCGCAAGGGCGACGGGGTGCGGTTCTACGTCTTCGAGGAGATCTCCAACCCCGCCTCCTTCAAGCGCGATTACCGCGAGCTGCTGGACGCGGTGAACGCCGACGACCTGGAGAAGCAGCGGATCGTGGACGAGTGCAAGCGCGCCTTCGCGCTGAACACCGCCGTGTTCCGGGAGCTGGGCGAGGAGTTCCGCGC